From the Lates calcarifer isolate ASB-BC8 unplaced genomic scaffold, TLL_Latcal_v3 _unitig_5444_quiver_468, whole genome shotgun sequence genome, one window contains:
- the gtdc1 gene encoding glycosyltransferase-like domain-containing protein 1, giving the protein MQSESSSSPSVLLVEAFYGGSHKQLIDLLKENIDGCSVFTLPAKKWHWRARTAALYFSQTIPTCPSYRVLFSSSVLNLCELVALRPDLARLKKVLYFHENQLVYPVRKDQDRDFQYGYNQVLSCLVADVVVFNSRFNMDSFLSSISSFMKKIPDHRPTDLDRLIRPKCMVLNYPVQFPDVNRMLPKHKLLRWQVKQQQISPDEAQTQRSDDQQDPHQSMSEPMSEQKPDPEVDSEDQEKPLHIVWPHRWEHDKNPELFFSTLLRLKDRGLDFHVSVLGETFTDVPEIFSEARHQLDPHILNWGFQSSKEDYLRILCQADVVVSTAKHEFFGVAMLEAVHCGCFPLCPKALVYPEIFPAEYLYSTPEQLCKRLQGLCRRPDIARRHIVKVDTTSFSWTRLKDHFEALLADRGP; this is encoded by the exons AGCTCCAGTTCTCCCAGCGTTCTGCTGGTGGAGGCGTTTTATGGCGGATCTCACAAACAGCTGATTGACCTGCTGAAAGAAAACATCGACGGCTGCTCTGTCTTCACGCTGCCCGCCAAGAAATGGCACTGGAGGGCGAGGACGGCAGCGCTGTACTTCAGCCAGACCATCCCCACCTGTCCCTCATACAG AGTCCTGTTCAGCAGCTCGGTCCTGAACCTGTGTGAGCTGGTGGCTCTTAGACCAGATCTGGCACGTCTGAAGAAGGTCCTGTACTTCCACGAGAACCAGCTGGTGTATCCAGTCCGCaaagaccaggacagagactTCCAGTACGGATACAACCAGGTCCTCTCATG CCTTGTGGCGGACGTGGTGGTGTTTAACTCTCGCTTCAACATGGACTCCTTCctgtcctccatctcctccttcatgAAGAAGATCCCAGACCACCGACCCACAGACCTGGACCGGCTGATCCGACCTAAGTGCATGGTCCTGAACTACCCAGTCCAGTTCCCCGACGTTAACAG gatgCTGCCTAAACACAAACTCCTCCGCTGGcaggtcaaacagcagcagatcagtCCTGATGAAGCTCAGACTCAACG GTCTGATGATCAGCAAGATCCACATCAGTCCATGTCTGAACCCATGTCAGAGCAGAAACCTGATCCTGAGGTGGACTCTGAAGACCAGGAGAAACCTCTGCACATCGTCTGGCCCCACAGATG ggAACATGATAAGAACCCAGAGCTGTTCTTCTCCACTCTGCTCAGACTGAAGGACAGAGGACTGGACTTCCATGTGTCGGTGCTCGGAGAGACGTTCACTGACGTCCCAG AGATCTTCTCGGAGGCCAGACATCAGCTGGACCCTCACATCCTGAACTGGGGTTTCCAGTCCAGTAAAGAGGATTACCTCAGAATCCTGTGTCAGGCCGACGTCGTCGTCTCCACCGCCAAACACGAGTTCTTCGGAGTCGCCAT GTTGGAGGCCGTTCACTGTggctgttttcctctctgtccgAAGGCTTTAGTTTATCCTGAGATCTTCCCAG CAGAGTACCTGTACTCCACACCCGAGCAGCTGTGTAAACGACTGCAGGGACTCTGCAGGAGGCCCGACATCGCACGCAGACACATCGTCAAG GTCGACACCACCTCCTTCTCCTGGACCCGTCTGAAGGATCACTTTGAGGCTCTGCTGGCAGATAGAGGTCCCTGA